A part of Ktedonobacterales bacterium genomic DNA contains:
- a CDS encoding ABC transporter permease produces the protein MFLSQLFQLIISDNLWRPALQFGALLLLPALGGVISERSGVVNIAMEGMMLTGAFFSAILVLSTHNVVVAVLVAILTGGLMALVHAFFSIQFKADQIVSGVAINIAALGLTGFLLPLFTNGNGVSTLPAQLTLPYLDIPGLSHIPFIGPAFLQQNVVFYIAIAVLLAMQYVLFHTNVGLRIRSVGEHPQAADTAGINVRVIRYWCVITSGLLSGLAGAFLALGVDQIFNPNLTSGAGFIALAAMIFGKWKPWNTALACLIFGLGEALQSRVNLLPATGVGIVDIPLHSPSLVATVPYILTIVALVGVVGRATAPAADGIPYEPGGE, from the coding sequence ATGTTTTTATCTCAGCTTTTTCAACTCATCATTTCTGATAACCTCTGGCGTCCAGCCTTGCAATTTGGGGCCTTGCTCTTATTGCCCGCGCTGGGCGGCGTGATTTCGGAGCGCAGCGGCGTGGTGAATATTGCGATGGAAGGGATGATGCTCACTGGCGCTTTCTTTTCCGCCATTCTGGTGCTGAGTACGCACAATGTCGTTGTTGCCGTGCTGGTGGCGATCCTCACTGGCGGGCTTATGGCGCTGGTTCATGCCTTCTTCTCCATTCAGTTTAAGGCGGACCAGATTGTCAGCGGCGTTGCCATTAATATTGCTGCGCTGGGGCTGACGGGTTTTCTCCTGCCCCTTTTTACGAATGGGAACGGCGTTTCAACTTTGCCCGCGCAGTTGACGCTGCCCTACCTCGACATTCCGGGCTTGAGCCATATCCCCTTTATCGGGCCGGCCTTCCTGCAACAGAATGTCGTCTTTTATATCGCTATCGCCGTGCTGCTGGCGATGCAGTACGTCCTCTTCCATACGAACGTCGGGCTGCGCATTCGCTCAGTAGGGGAACACCCCCAGGCGGCGGATACGGCTGGCATTAACGTGCGGGTGATTCGGTATTGGTGCGTGATTACGAGCGGGCTGCTCTCAGGGCTGGCTGGCGCGTTTTTGGCGCTGGGTGTGGATCAGATCTTTAACCCGAATCTTACCAGCGGGGCTGGTTTTATCGCCCTGGCAGCCATGATCTTTGGCAAGTGGAAGCCCTGGAATACGGCGCTCGCCTGCCTCATCTTTGGTCTGGGCGAGGCGCTCCAGAGCCGGGTCAATTTGCTGCCCGCGACTGGCGTAGGCATCGTGGATATACCGCTGCACTCGCCTTCATTGGTGGCAACGGTCCCGTATATCTTGACCATCGTGGCGCTGGTTGGTGTAGTTGGGCGTGCTACAGCGCCCGCCGCTGATGGCATTCCCTATGAACCCGGCGGCGAATAG